In one Nocardioides sp. NBC_00368 genomic region, the following are encoded:
- a CDS encoding LLM class F420-dependent oxidoreductase, whose translation MELRIFTEPQQGASYADILAVAQKAEELGFGAFFRSDHYLKMGSVDGLPGPSDAWTTLAGLARDTSTIRLGTLVTSATFRLPGVLAIQAANVDDMSEGRVELGLGAGWFEEEHAAYGIPFPALGERFDRLEEQLEIITGLWATEPGETFSFTGKHYTITESPGLPKPVQTGGHAGSIPVIVGGGGKKRTPTLAATFADEFNAAFVSVEESQALFENVGRFVEAAGRDDSMIHSAAQVLCVGRDEDEIARRAQAIGREPAELRENGLAGTPDELVAKIKRFEDVGASRIYLQVLDLSDLDHLALVADEVMQRV comes from the coding sequence ATGGAGCTGCGCATCTTCACCGAACCCCAGCAGGGGGCGTCCTACGCCGACATCCTCGCCGTCGCCCAGAAGGCCGAGGAGCTCGGGTTCGGAGCGTTCTTCCGCTCCGACCACTACCTGAAGATGGGGTCGGTCGACGGGCTGCCGGGACCCAGCGACGCCTGGACGACGCTGGCCGGCCTGGCCCGCGACACGAGCACGATCCGGCTCGGCACGCTGGTCACCTCCGCGACCTTCCGCCTCCCGGGCGTCCTGGCCATCCAGGCGGCCAACGTGGACGACATGTCCGAGGGCCGGGTCGAGCTCGGCCTGGGTGCGGGCTGGTTCGAGGAGGAGCACGCTGCGTACGGCATTCCGTTCCCGGCGCTCGGGGAGCGGTTCGACCGCCTCGAGGAGCAGCTCGAGATCATCACCGGCCTGTGGGCGACCGAGCCGGGGGAGACGTTCAGCTTCACGGGGAAGCATTACACGATCACGGAGAGCCCGGGCCTGCCCAAGCCGGTCCAGACCGGCGGTCACGCCGGCTCGATCCCGGTGATCGTGGGTGGCGGCGGCAAGAAGCGTACGCCGACGCTGGCCGCGACCTTCGCGGACGAGTTCAACGCCGCCTTCGTCTCCGTCGAGGAGTCCCAGGCGCTGTTCGAGAACGTGGGACGCTTCGTCGAGGCGGCCGGTCGTGACGACTCGATGATCCACTCGGCCGCCCAGGTGCTCTGCGTCGGGCGCGACGAGGACGAGATCGCCCGCCGCGCCCAGGCGATCGGCCGCGAGCCCGCCGAGCTGCGTGAGAACGGCCTGGCCGGGACTCCGGACGAGCTGGTCGCCAAGATCAAGAGGTTCGAGGACGTCGGCGCCAGCCGGATCTACCTGCAGGTGCTCGATCTGAGCGACCTCGACCATCTCGCCCTCGTAGCCGACGAGGTCATGCAGCGCGTCTGA
- the dapA gene encoding 4-hydroxy-tetrahydrodipicolinate synthase: protein MTDAPFGTVLSALVTIFNDDGSVDLEQTQKVAKHLVDHGHDGIVVSGTTGESPTTTPAEDGEILAAVKDAVGDRAKVVAGIGTNDTRTTVELAKQAASVGADGLLLVTPYYNKPGERGIREHFRTVVSATDTPVILYDVPGRTGSPITLDTYREAITWDTVVAVKEAAGDFPRGTRLLDLGYSIYSGDDALTLAWLAHGAVGVISVAAHVLGDQTRTMIDAFAASDIETARKTYARMLPAIDAIMGVPNYGATTAKAALELTGVIDNRNVRGPLVALDDDEVEALRAGLEASGLL, encoded by the coding sequence ATGACTGATGCTCCGTTCGGCACCGTGCTCTCAGCACTCGTCACGATCTTCAACGACGACGGCTCGGTCGATCTGGAGCAGACCCAGAAAGTCGCCAAGCACCTGGTCGACCACGGCCACGACGGCATCGTCGTCTCCGGCACCACCGGTGAGTCGCCGACCACCACCCCGGCCGAGGACGGCGAGATCCTGGCGGCGGTCAAGGACGCCGTCGGCGACCGCGCCAAGGTCGTGGCCGGCATCGGCACCAACGACACCCGCACCACCGTCGAGCTCGCCAAGCAGGCCGCGTCGGTCGGCGCCGACGGCCTGCTGTTGGTGACGCCCTACTACAACAAGCCGGGCGAGCGCGGCATCCGCGAGCACTTCCGCACCGTCGTCTCCGCGACCGACACCCCCGTCATCCTCTACGACGTCCCCGGCCGCACCGGGTCCCCGATCACCCTCGACACCTACCGTGAGGCGATCACCTGGGACACCGTCGTCGCGGTCAAGGAGGCCGCCGGCGACTTCCCGCGCGGCACCCGGCTGCTCGACCTGGGCTACTCGATCTACTCCGGCGACGACGCGCTCACCCTCGCCTGGCTGGCGCACGGCGCCGTCGGCGTGATCAGCGTCGCCGCCCACGTGCTCGGCGACCAGACGCGGACGATGATCGACGCCTTCGCGGCGAGCGACATCGAGACCGCCCGTAAGACCTATGCGCGGATGCTCCCCGCGATCGACGCCATCATGGGCGTCCCGAACTACGGAGCCACCACTGCCAAGGCCGCTCTCGAGCTGACCGGCGTGATCGACAACCGCAATGTGCGAGGGCCGCTGGTGGCGCTCGACGACGACGAGGTCGAGGCGCTGCGAGCCGGGCTGGAGGCCTCTGGCCTTCTCTAG